The Desulfovibrio sp. G11 region TTTTGATTTTCTTGCCGCAAAAAATGTGCGGCAGGCCTTCCTGTTCACAGGGGGCATGGCTATGCACCTTAACGATGCTCTAGCGTCAGAACAGCGCATACATACGCTCTGTTGCCATCACGAACAGGCCTGTGCCTTAGCGGCGGAAGGCTATGCCCATGTGACGGGCAGACCTGCCATCGTCCAAATAACCTCTGGCCCTGGCGCGCTCAATGCCATGACGGGGGTTTTCGGCGCGTATGTGGATGGGCTACCCATGATTATTGTTTCTGGCCAATCCAAGCGAGAAACCCTGTGCGCGACCTACGGCTTAGTAGGACAGCTTCGACAGGCTGGCGAGCAAGAAGCCCAGACAGTACCCATGGCCAACTTTATCACCAAGTATGCGGTTGCCGTGCACGACCCTTCCCGCATTGTGTATGAAATGGAAAAGGCTTGGCGCGTGGCCATGTCAGGCAAACCCGGTCCGGTATGGATTGAAATTCCTGTGGATGTACAGGGCATGAAAATTAAGCCACAAACCTTACCCGCGTTCCATATACCCTTGACTCCCCCGGCGGATCTTTCTTCCCTAGCAGATAACGTCGCTAGGGCCATAGCCAACGCAAAACGTCCCATGCTGGTTGCGGGACCGGGCCTGCGAGTTGTACAGGCAACAAAGGCTTTTCGCGCTTTAGCCCAGCGCTTGGGTTGTCCCGTGCTTTGTGCGGGCACGTTGGACATCATCCAAAAAGAACACCCACTCTATGCAGGTGGTATGGGCAATGTGGGCACCCGTGCGGGCAACATCAATGTGCAAAATGCCGATTTGTTGATATTCTTGGGTGTCACCATGCATCTAACCATGACAACCTACAACTGGCCAGCCATGGGTAAAAATGCTCACAAAATAGTAGTGGAGTGTGAAGCGACAGAATGTGAACGCCCACAGTACATTGCCGATACGACAATACTAGCTGAAACGAAAGCTTTCGTACAGGCTCTAGATGCCGCATGCGCGGCGCAGAATGTTGCTGTACATCCCCAATGGCTGGATTTTTGCCGCGAACGCGTACGTCAACTACCCGCAGTACCGGGACATCTGCGCAGACTGAATGCCCAAGGACGAATCAATCCGTATTGGTTTGCGGAAGAACTGTTCACAATGCTAAAAGAGCGCGATATCATCGTGCCTGGCAACGCCAGCGCTGGGGTAACCGCCCAACAGGCAGGCAGTTTACGCCCTAGGCAGCGGCTCATTGCAAACTTTGGCAATGGCCCCATGGGTATGGCCGTGCCTGCGGCCATAGGTGCCGCAGTTGCGGTGCTTGGCCAACGTATCATCTGCCTTGACGGTGATGGCAGCTTTATGTTGAACATGCAAGAGTTGGCTACAATACGTCAAAACAATCTACCAATCATAATAGTTATTTACAATAATGACGGATATATGTCCATCAGGCAAACCCAACGCAGCTTTTTCAAATACCAATTGGGTACCGGCCCGGACACGGGTCTAGGCTTTCCCTCCTTCGAGGGCGTGGCTGCGGCATTTGGCCTTGGCTACCACCGTATTGTAGGCAACACTTGGCAGCAGCAACTCAGGCAAGCCCTTGAAGAAAATGGGCCACTCATTATTGAAGCTCTACTTGACCCAGAACAAGGTTTTGAACCCAAAATTGCCGCTAGAAAATTGGCTGACGGGCGTATGATTTCACTGCCGCCGGAAGACATGTCTCCTTTTCTCGATCGTGCAGAATTGCAGTCGCATCTGCTTTTTCCGACGGAAGGGCAGGAAGAGGACACCTAAACGAGGCTGCGTCTCCATGGCAGCAAAAGGCTACTCCAAGCAGATTTTGATAATATCTACTTCAAAATAAAGGTACACTCATGCAGCGTCTCATCCACAAGCACTGGCAAAGGTTGATAGCACGCTTTCCTCAGTGGGAGCAAGCCCAAGCCCCCTTTGCTAAAGCAATGCAGCTGCTTGCAGAATGTACAGCGCGGCAGCGCAAAATTCTTATCTGCGGCAACGGGGGGAGCGCTGCCGCTGCCGAGCATATTGTGGACGAACTCATGAAATCCTTTATACTCAACCGTTCGCTTCCACAAGGCTTTTTGCGTCGTCTTGCTGATGCCTATCCCGCACACATAGAGGAACTCTCCGCCCTACAAGGTGGCATCGCCGCTATTTCGCTGGTATCAGGCGTAGCCCTGCCCACGGCTTTCGCAAATGATGTTAACGGGGATCTGTCCTTCGCCCAACAAGTCTATGCCTTGGCAAACCCCGGCGATATTGTGCTAGGCATTAGCACGTCGGGCAACTCCGCCAATGTAAACCACGCACTGCGCGTGGCTCGTCTGCTCTCTTGCACCACCATCGGTCTTACCGGCTGTGATGGCGGGGAAATGGCAGAACTGCTGGACGCTGAGTTGCGGTATCCTTCCGACATAGCCGCTCACGTACAGGAGCTACACCTCCCCATGTACCATACTCTGTGTACCTGCCTGAAAGAATACGTTTTCGGAAGCCAGCCAGCCGCAGCCCCTGCCGTGCCACTGTGTACTACCCATGATATTTCCCATAGCCCCCTCAGACGGCCTGGCATCAAGGCAAACATGCCCCCGCGCGTGGATCTACTGATTTTTGACTTTGACGGTGTTTTCACAGATAATATAGTACGTGTGGACCAGCACGGACACGAAGCCGTTTATTGCAGCCGGAGCGATAGTTTAGGAGTAGATATGCTACGGGCAGCTCATATCCCCATGCTAATCCTTTCAACAGAGACCAGTCCCGTAGTACGGGCACGAGCTGATAAAATGCGTATTCCCGTTGAGCAGGGCTGCGGCGACAAAGCCGCATTTCTTGCCGCTTTTATGCGGGAACACACACTTACTCCCCACAATGTCATCTACATGGGCAATGACGTCAATGATCTTGCCGCCATGAGGCTGGCAGGGTACGTTGCCGCGCCCCGCGATGCCCACCCTGCCGTGCTGAAAATAGCCCACATTGTCACTGCCGCTCCCGGCGGTAAAGGGGCCGTGCGTGAAATTTGTGACCGTATTCTCGCCGCGCATGCCTGCCATGCCAGACAACGCTCGATATGACGTTCCTTACCTACTCCATGTACCACGGCACTGGCCGACCTAATTCGGATATTTACGGAGAGTGTAAATGAACGCCTTTAAGGATATATATTTTGCTTTTTCAGGGCGGCGTGTACTTGTCACTGGTTCCACAGGCTTCAAAGGTTCATGGCTTTGCCTATGGCTCAAACATATGGGTTCGAATGTTTTGGGACTCGGTCTTGAGCCGCCCAGCATTCCTTCCATGCATGACGCACTGCGGCTAAACGAGGTCGTGCGACACGAACGCGTCGATATCCGCTCACTAAATCAGCTTGAAAAACAAGTACAAAAATTTCAGCCCGAGATAGTCCTACATCTCGCAGCGCAGGCCCTAGTCAGACCCTCCTATGAATCCCCCATCATCACACTTGAGACCAACATCATGGGCACAGCACACCTGCTGGAAGCCTGCCGCAAGTGTCCCTCTGTACGTGCTGTCCTTATTGTCACCAGCGACAAGTGCTATCGCAACAATGAATGGGTATGGGGCTATCGTGAAAACGACCCTATGGGAGGACACGACCCCTACAGCGCTAGTAAAGGGTGCGCTGAGTTGGTGACGATGTCGTACATCAAATCATTTTTTGGACTGAATGAATACGGCACATCCCACCATGTGGCCGTGGGTTCGGCTCGCGCGGGCAACGCCATCGGTGGGGGCGACTGGGGCAAAGATCGCTTAATTCCCGACTGTTTTCGCGCCCTACACGACAACAAGCCCATACATATCCGATACCCATCCGCCGTGCGTCCCTGGCAGCATGTATTGGAGTGTCTGAGCGGATATTTGCAGCTAGCGGCCAAGCTATACGTCGAAGGGCCCCAATATGGCTGCGGCTGGAACTTTGCCCCCATAGACATGGGCGACATATGGCCAGTGGAAAAAATCGTCCGCCGTATCTGTGCACTGTGGGGCAATGGAACATATGTGGTGGACAAGGACGCGCAACCGCATGAAGCTCACATGCTTCGCCTAGACTGCACCAAAGCCAATATTGAACTGGGCTGGAGGCCGCGCTACAAGGTGGCTGAGGCCCTGAATGTCACTGTGGACTGGTATCGCGCATGGTCTGCCAACCCTGCGCCCGGACATATGCGCGAAGTGACCCTGCGTCAGATTGACGCCTATGCAGCCGCCCAAACTGTTGTTAATGATGGAGTCGCTTAATGCAGATTGAACCGGGAGAGATCATCCATGCCAATGGGACAGATGGCAACCTTTATACGGTTATCGGTTATAGTAAGTCCGACGACACGCTGCACCTAGTGCGGCTGCATACTCTGCCTCCCGTAAAGGGCCTGCTTGTGCCGTTGGATGATGAGGCCTTGGTTAACACTGCGGATGCTGCAAAAAAAAGCATTCCGCTCTGCGCGAACGTATGGGAAACCAAGTCAGTACAAGCAACAGACGTTACCACAACAGGCGCGCGCCTGACGTCTCGCGCGGTTGACCGTCTACTCCGCGCCTTAGGGAGGTCTGTGGCACGTTCGCATTACCACGCAGTGCATGCCCCATCCCCCTTCAAGGCGAATCGGTCGGTCGTGCCCGTATCGGGCAAATGCTGGGGGCCGGAAGAAATGGAAAGCCTGTGCGAAGCCTCTCTTGATTTTTGGCTTACATCAGGCCGCTTTGCTGAAGCGTTTGAACAGGCTCTGGCCCAACGCCTTGGCCGTCGCTATGCCTTAGCCGTCAATTCTGGCTCTTCCGCCAACCTATTAGCCATAGCCGCCCTGTGTTCGCCATTACTCAAGGAACG contains the following coding sequences:
- the rfbG gene encoding CDP-glucose 4,6-dehydratase, coding for MNAFKDIYFAFSGRRVLVTGSTGFKGSWLCLWLKHMGSNVLGLGLEPPSIPSMHDALRLNEVVRHERVDIRSLNQLEKQVQKFQPEIVLHLAAQALVRPSYESPIITLETNIMGTAHLLEACRKCPSVRAVLIVTSDKCYRNNEWVWGYRENDPMGGHDPYSASKGCAELVTMSYIKSFFGLNEYGTSHHVAVGSARAGNAIGGGDWGKDRLIPDCFRALHDNKPIHIRYPSAVRPWQHVLECLSGYLQLAAKLYVEGPQYGCGWNFAPIDMGDIWPVEKIVRRICALWGNGTYVVDKDAQPHEAHMLRLDCTKANIELGWRPRYKVAEALNVTVDWYRAWSANPAPGHMREVTLRQIDAYAAAQTVVNDGVA
- a CDS encoding SIS domain-containing protein, whose amino-acid sequence is MQLLAECTARQRKILICGNGGSAAAAEHIVDELMKSFILNRSLPQGFLRRLADAYPAHIEELSALQGGIAAISLVSGVALPTAFANDVNGDLSFAQQVYALANPGDIVLGISTSGNSANVNHALRVARLLSCTTIGLTGCDGGEMAELLDAELRYPSDIAAHVQELHLPMYHTLCTCLKEYVFGSQPAAAPAVPLCTTHDISHSPLRRPGIKANMPPRVDLLIFDFDGVFTDNIVRVDQHGHEAVYCSRSDSLGVDMLRAAHIPMLILSTETSPVVRARADKMRIPVEQGCGDKAAFLAAFMREHTLTPHNVIYMGNDVNDLAAMRLAGYVAAPRDAHPAVLKIAHIVTAAPGGKGAVREICDRILAAHACHARQRSI
- a CDS encoding thiamine pyrophosphate-binding protein, yielding MITVAAYIFDFLAAKNVRQAFLFTGGMAMHLNDALASEQRIHTLCCHHEQACALAAEGYAHVTGRPAIVQITSGPGALNAMTGVFGAYVDGLPMIIVSGQSKRETLCATYGLVGQLRQAGEQEAQTVPMANFITKYAVAVHDPSRIVYEMEKAWRVAMSGKPGPVWIEIPVDVQGMKIKPQTLPAFHIPLTPPADLSSLADNVARAIANAKRPMLVAGPGLRVVQATKAFRALAQRLGCPVLCAGTLDIIQKEHPLYAGGMGNVGTRAGNINVQNADLLIFLGVTMHLTMTTYNWPAMGKNAHKIVVECEATECERPQYIADTTILAETKAFVQALDAACAAQNVAVHPQWLDFCRERVRQLPAVPGHLRRLNAQGRINPYWFAEELFTMLKERDIIVPGNASAGVTAQQAGSLRPRQRLIANFGNGPMGMAVPAAIGAAVAVLGQRIICLDGDGSFMLNMQELATIRQNNLPIIIVIYNNDGYMSIRQTQRSFFKYQLGTGPDTGLGFPSFEGVAAAFGLGYHRIVGNTWQQQLRQALEENGPLIIEALLDPEQGFEPKIAARKLADGRMISLPPEDMSPFLDRAELQSHLLFPTEGQEEDT